The following coding sequences lie in one Drosophila sulfurigaster albostrigata strain 15112-1811.04 chromosome 2R, ASM2355843v2, whole genome shotgun sequence genomic window:
- the LOC133837958 gene encoding uncharacterized protein LOC133837958: MSSKYSIRRHTKKCDISKDLITVNYDENKGNYSLHINRANIKCCYKPILRAGDRTQADNLYKLLRCSNFKQDFVVPKHINAIITECRWLKGRAILQQDAFSFVHPKPKAAAKPTAKATVAKEEERRPSVLLWGIDSMSRMNFERTMPQMFKYLREENWFELQGYNKMGDNTFPNLMAVLTGFNNSRSQEVCRPKEVGGMDACPMLWKAYKKMGYMTAYAEDWSLYATFNHLLSGFRVPPTDYYARPFILAIDKELKKEYEMGIPYCVGRRHSAEYVYDAAVQFNRVYRNQTTFGMFWTNSFSHNDFALPTSMDARLLEYMRALKQSGTFENSIVVFFSDHGMRFGDLRNLPNGFLEERMPVLYIWLPIWFREKYPQFTLSLQRNKNRLTSPYDIYATLRHILELETPQAKLPLPEGCPKCHSVFFEAAASRSCKDVAIDPHWCTCQDYEKIAVDEPTAVQIAEQLVKATNDYLIAQNLTELCETLRLTNIQSVLRDKNLDTSKTEFYLIRYEAEPAECLFEASTTWNNATNRIAVTVPEISRLTAYSQVSECVKDAIAKKFCICSN; encoded by the exons ATGTcctcaaaatattccataagACGGCATACAAAAAAGTGCGACATCAGCAAGGATTTGATCACAGTGAACTATGATGAGAATAAAGGGAACTACAGTCTGCACATCAACAGAGCGAACATCAAATGCTGCTACAAGCCGATCTTAAGAGCAGGAGATCGCACACAAGCGGATAATCTATACAA ATTATTGCGCTGCAGCAATTTTAAGCAGGATTTTGTGGTGCCCAAGCATATTAATGCCATCATCACCGAGTGTCGTTGGTTGAAAGGTCGTGCCATCTTACAACAGGATGCCTTTAGCTTTGTGCATCCAAAACCTAAAGCAGCGGCCAAGCCAACAGCTAAAGCAACAGTTGCAAAGGAGGAAGAAAGGCGACCCAGTGTCTTACTTTGGGGCATTGATTCGATGTCTCGCATGAATTTCGAGCGCACCATGCCGCAAATGTTCAAGTATCTGAGAGAGGAGAATTGGTTCGAGTTGCAGGGCTACAACAAG ATGGGTGACAATACATTCCCCAATCTGATGGCCGTCTTGACAGGCTTCAACAACTCTCGATCGCAGGAAGTTTGTCGACCCAAGGAAGTGGGCGGCATGGATGCGTGTCCCATGCTCTGGAAGGCGTACAAGAAAATGGGTTACATGACAGCTTATGCTGAGGATTGGAGTCTTTATGCCACATTCAATCATTTGCTTAGCGGCTTTCGAGTGCCGCCCACCGATTATTATGCGCGTCCTTTTATACTGGCCATCGATAAGGAGTTGAAAAAGGAATATGAAATGGGAATCCCTTACTGCGTGGGACGTCGTCATTCAGCTGAGTATGTCTATGATGCTGCTGTGCAGTTTAATAGAGTGTACAGAAATCAAACGACCTTTGGCATGTTCTGGACAAACTCCTTTAGTCACAACGACTTCGCGTTGCCCACGTCGATGGATGCGAGGCTGTTGGAATATATGCGAGCCTTGAAGCAAAGTGGCACCTTTGAAAATTCCATCGTTGTATTCTTCAGCGATCATGGGATGCGCTTTGGTGACTTGCGAAATCTGCCAAATGGTTTTCTAGAGGAGCGCATGCCTGTGCTTTATATCTGGCTACCAATTTGGTTCAGGGAGAAATATCCTCAATTCACACTCAGTTTGCAGCGCAATAAAAATCGCTTAACGTCGCCTTATGATATCTATGCCACACTGAGGCACATACTGGAATTGGAGACGCCACAGGCTAAACTTCCTTTGCCCGAAGGTTGCCCCAAGTGCCACAGCGTGTTCTTTGAGGCAGCTGCCTCGCGAAGTTGCAAAGATGTGGCCATCGATCCGCATTGGTGCACTTGCCAGGACTACGAAAAGATTGCTGTGGATGAGCCGACGGCAGTGCAGATTGCTGAGCAGTTAGTGAAGGCCACAAATGATTATTTGATTGCCCAGAACTTGACCGAGTTGTGTGAGACATTGCGGCTAACGAATATTCAATCCGTTCTGCGGGACAAGAATTTGGATACGTCCAAAACGGAGTTCTATTTGATCAGATACGAGGCGGAACCG
- the LOC133837959 gene encoding uncharacterized protein LOC133837959, with product MISVRYDETERIYSLHINVANISCCYKSILRYGAGKNADKSYKLSVCVDFQQDFKVPQDVDGIITNCRKLNTTKVVQKDAFNFVQAKKSNLNKTIDKDLPQRRPSVLLWGIDSLSRMNFQRTMPQMFKYLREENWYELQGYNKMGDNTYPNLMAILTGFNSTRAYSVCKPKELWGLTNCPTIWKEYKQRGYFTAYAEDWAWGATFNYNKKGFVKPPTDYYARTFMLAIEKELKRKVASNIPYCVGRRHSAEYIYDAALQFTKIYRNESSFGMFWTNSFSHNDFAMPSSMDTRMLEYMRSLNQSGVFDSSIIVFFSDHGMRFGRLRALKSGYLEERMPLMYIWLPHWFRLQYPQFARSLQHNRNRLTSPYDIHATLQHILQLETSPDKLPHPEGCASCHSVLHEVKVSRSCRDAGIDDHWCTCSGMLNVSQSDTVIEEAANQLVNATNDYLNAKHFGNLCQQLKLSRILSAQRINKAKKKDLEYYLIRYEVKTKRTKATFEATTSWSTKTNRVQIEVPDISRLDEYNNLAQCLKDAVARKYCICNR from the exons ATGATATCTGTTCGTTACGATGAGACGGAGCGTATTTATAGTCTCCACATAAACGTGGCTAATATCAGTTGTTGCTACAAATCAATTCTACGCTACGGTGCTGGAAAAAATGCAGATAAGTCTTACAA ACTCTCGGTTTGCGTTGATTTTCAACAGGATTTTAAAGTACCTCAAGATGTGGATGGCATCATCACAAATTGTCGCAAATTGAATACAACAAAAGTTGTGCAGAAGgatgcttttaattttgtgcaAGCCAAGAAATCAAACCTGAATAAGACTATTGACAAAGATCTGCCTCAAAGGCGACCCAGCGTCTTGTTGTGGGGCATTGATTCCTTGTCTCGCATGAACTTTCAGCGCACCATGCCACAAATGTTCAAGTATTTGAGAGAGGAGAATTGGTACGAACTGCAGGGTTATAATAAG ATGGGCGACAATACCTATCCCAATTTGATGGCCATTTTAACTGGCTTCAACAGCACTCGAGCGTATTCCGTTTGCAAACCGAAAGAATTGTGGGGCTTAACTAATTGTCCCACCATTTGGAAGGAGTACAAGCAACGCGGATACTTCACAGCCTACGCCGAAGATTGGGCCTGGGGAGCGACGttcaactacaacaagaaGGGATTCGTGAAACCTCCAACGGATTATTATGCGCGCACCTTTATGCTGGCCATCGAAAAGGAGCTGAAGAGAAAAGTGGCATCGAATATTCCTTATTGTGTTGGCCGTCGCCATTCTGCGGAATATATTTACGATGCTGCGCTGCAGTTCACCAAAATCTACAGGAATGAATCGAGTTTCGGCATGTTCTGGACGAACTCCTTTAGTCACAATGACTTTGCGATGCCTTCATCGATGGATACGCGAATGCTGGAATATATGCGATCTCTGAATCAAAGTGGAGTCTTTGACAGTTCCATCATTGTGTTCTTCAGCGATCATGGCATGCGGTTTGGACGCCTGCGGGCCTTGAAGAGCGGTTACCTCGAGGAACGCATGCCACTGATGTATATCTGGCTGCCACATTGGTTTCGCTTGCAATATCCTCAGTTCGCGAGGAGTTTGCAGCACAATCGAAATCGTTTGACATCGCCCTATGACATCCATGCCACATTGCAGCACATACTGCAACTGGAGACGTCGCCTGACAAGTTGCCACATCCCGAAGGTTGTGCGAGTTGCCACAGCGTGTTGCACGAAGTCAAAGTATCGCGTAGTTGTCGCGATGCAGGCATCGATGATCATTGGTGCACTTGCAGCGGCATGTTGAATGTTTCCCAGAGTGATACTGTGATTGAGGAGGCAGCCAATCAGTTGGTGAATGCCACAAATGATTATCTCAACGCCAAACACTTTGGTAATCTTTGCCAGCAACTGAAATTATCTAGGATTCTATCTGCGCAGcgaataaataaagcaaagaaGAAGGATTTGGAATACTATCTGATTCGCTATGAAGTGAAGACAAAGCGAACTAAAGCTACCTTCGAGGCGACGACATCGTggtcaacaaaaacaaatcgcGTTCAGATTGAAGTACCTGACATTAGCCGATTGGATGAGTACAATAATTTAGCCCAGTGTCTTAAGGATGCTGTAGCCAGAAAGTATTGCATTTGTAATAGATAA
- the LOC133838734 gene encoding protein kinase C and casein kinase substrate in neurons protein 1 isoform X3 — MNSILDSGLNNYARFLLTNCLQSALAILQQNEMSHHSDDQLLQARSESFWEPGNYKRTTKRIDDSYKLCNDLQQLIQERADIEKGYAKSLRGWSKKWGELIEKGPEYGTTEAAWKGVLTESERLADVHMKIKDNLCNDVNTQIKTWQKDNYHHTLMQMKERKDMEELFKKAQKPWAKLLAKVEKAKTDYHSACKTERSATNQERNANADSSLSPDQVKKMHDRVQKTKDQVQKCREKYEQAIGEITKYNSVYIEDMTSVFEKCQTMEKTRLQFFKEVLFDVHKCLDPTKVQSLPQIYEEFYHTINNADHQKDLKLWSNKYGINMAMNWPAFVEYPSTNSLKKNASVNSKASGKSNQQEQAAITQTSATTVEAKSTVSSSSSSTATAATAAAAASTATAAAAASNRNSSVTNGNGKVESNPFDEEEEWDEADNVLVDNGEPGVPVKALYDYDGAESDELTFKQGEVFEKLEDEDEQGWCKGRMNGRVGLYPANYVEVIHS, encoded by the exons ATGAATAGTATATTGGACTCTGGCTTGAACAATTATGCGAGGTTTTTGCTAACAAATTGTCTGCAAAGCGCTTTGGCTATTTTGCAGCAAAAT GAAATGTCCCACCACAGCGATGATCAGCTTCTGCAGGCTAGAAGTGAATCCTTCTGGGAGCCCGGCAATTACAAACGCACCACCAAACGCATCGATGATAGTTACAA ACTCTGCAATGACCTACAGCAACTGATACAGGAGCGCGCTGATATTGAGAAGGGATATGCTAAAAGTTTGCGAGGCTGGTCCAAGAAATGGGGTGAACTCATTGAAAAA GGGCCAGAATATGGTACCACAGAGGCGGCGTGGAAGGGTGTCTTAACTGAATCGGAACGTTTGGCAGATGTGCATATGAAGATCAAGGATAATCTCTGCAATGATGTGAATACGCAGATTAAAACGTGGCAAAAGGATAATTACCATCACACGCTGATGCAGATGAAGGAGCGCAAGGATATGGAGGAATTGTTCAAGAAGGCACAGAAACCATGGGCCAAACTATTGGCCAAAGTGGAGAAGGCCAAAACCGATTATCATTCGGCTTGCAAAACGGAACGCAGCGCCACGAATCAAGAGCGCAACGCCAATGCGGACAGCTCGCTGTCGCCAGATCAG GTGAAGAAGATGCACGATCGCGTGCAAAAGACCAAAGATCAGGTGCAAAAGTGCCGAGAGAAATACGAGCAAGCCATTGGCGAGATCACCAAATACAATTCCGTTTACATTGAGGATATGACATCCGTGTTTGAGAAGTGCCAAACCATGGAGAAGACGCGACTGCAGTTCTTCAAGGAAGTTCTATTTGATGTGCATAAGTGTCTGGATCCGACCAAAGTGCAAAG CCTGCCACAAATCTATGAAGAGTTTTATCATACAATCAACAATGCGGACCATCAAAAGGATTTGAAATTGTGGTCGAACAAATACGGCATTAACATGGCCATGAATTGGCCAGCATTTGTG GAATATCCATCGACCAACAGTTTAAAGAAGAATGCGAGCGTGAATAGCAAAGCGAGCGGCAAGAGCAATCAGCAGGAACAAGCAGCAATAACTCAAACCTCTGCCACAACAGTCGAAGCCAAATCAAcggtgtcgtcgtcgtcgtcgtcaacagcaacagctgcgacagcagcagcggcagcatcgacggcaacagcagcagcggcggcatcGAATCGCAATTCGAGCGTAAC caacggcaacggcaaagtCGAATCCAATCCATtcgacgaggaggaggagtggGATGAGGCCGACAATGTGCTGGTGGACAACGGTGAGCCGGGTGTGCCGGTTAAGGCGTTATATGACTACGACGGCGCTGAAAGCGACGAGCTCACATTTAAGCAAG GTGAGGTTTTCGAGAAACTGGAAGATGAGGATGAACAAGGCTGGTGCAAGGGACGCATGAATGGACGCGTTGGATTGTATCCGGCGAATTACGTGGAAGTCATTCACTCATAA
- the LOC133838734 gene encoding protein kinase C and casein kinase substrate in neurons protein 1 isoform X1 produces the protein MNSILDSGLNNYARFLLTNCLQSALAILQQNEMSHHSDDQLLQARSESFWEPGNYKRTTKRIDDSYKLCNDLQQLIQERADIEKGYAKSLRGWSKKWGELIEKGPEYGTTEAAWKGVLTESERLADVHMKIKDNLCNDVNTQIKTWQKDNYHHTLMQMKERKDMEELFKKAQKPWAKLLAKVEKAKTDYHSACKTERSATNQERNANADSSLSPDQVKKMHDRVQKTKDQVQKCREKYEQAIGEITKYNSVYIEDMTSVFEKCQTMEKTRLQFFKEVLFDVHKCLDPTKVQSLPQIYEEFYHTINNADHQKDLKLWSNKYGINMAMNWPAFVEYTEEFRDIAKGNKSKEALPAAPITLINQRPVAEDVHEYPSTNSLKKNASVNSKASGKSNQQEQAAITQTSATTVEAKSTVSSSSSSTATAATAAAAASTATAAAAASNRNSSVTNGNGKVESNPFDEEEEWDEADNVLVDNGEPGVPVKALYDYDGAESDELTFKQGEVFEKLEDEDEQGWCKGRMNGRVGLYPANYVEVIHS, from the exons ATGAATAGTATATTGGACTCTGGCTTGAACAATTATGCGAGGTTTTTGCTAACAAATTGTCTGCAAAGCGCTTTGGCTATTTTGCAGCAAAAT GAAATGTCCCACCACAGCGATGATCAGCTTCTGCAGGCTAGAAGTGAATCCTTCTGGGAGCCCGGCAATTACAAACGCACCACCAAACGCATCGATGATAGTTACAA ACTCTGCAATGACCTACAGCAACTGATACAGGAGCGCGCTGATATTGAGAAGGGATATGCTAAAAGTTTGCGAGGCTGGTCCAAGAAATGGGGTGAACTCATTGAAAAA GGGCCAGAATATGGTACCACAGAGGCGGCGTGGAAGGGTGTCTTAACTGAATCGGAACGTTTGGCAGATGTGCATATGAAGATCAAGGATAATCTCTGCAATGATGTGAATACGCAGATTAAAACGTGGCAAAAGGATAATTACCATCACACGCTGATGCAGATGAAGGAGCGCAAGGATATGGAGGAATTGTTCAAGAAGGCACAGAAACCATGGGCCAAACTATTGGCCAAAGTGGAGAAGGCCAAAACCGATTATCATTCGGCTTGCAAAACGGAACGCAGCGCCACGAATCAAGAGCGCAACGCCAATGCGGACAGCTCGCTGTCGCCAGATCAG GTGAAGAAGATGCACGATCGCGTGCAAAAGACCAAAGATCAGGTGCAAAAGTGCCGAGAGAAATACGAGCAAGCCATTGGCGAGATCACCAAATACAATTCCGTTTACATTGAGGATATGACATCCGTGTTTGAGAAGTGCCAAACCATGGAGAAGACGCGACTGCAGTTCTTCAAGGAAGTTCTATTTGATGTGCATAAGTGTCTGGATCCGACCAAAGTGCAAAG CCTGCCACAAATCTATGAAGAGTTTTATCATACAATCAACAATGCGGACCATCAAAAGGATTTGAAATTGTGGTCGAACAAATACGGCATTAACATGGCCATGAATTGGCCAGCATTTGTG GAATACACGGAGGAATTCCGTGATATTGCCAAGGGCAACAAATCAAAAGAGGCATTGCCTGCCGCGCCCATAACGCTTATTAATCAGCGACCTGTTGCCGAGGATGTGCAT GAATATCCATCGACCAACAGTTTAAAGAAGAATGCGAGCGTGAATAGCAAAGCGAGCGGCAAGAGCAATCAGCAGGAACAAGCAGCAATAACTCAAACCTCTGCCACAACAGTCGAAGCCAAATCAAcggtgtcgtcgtcgtcgtcgtcaacagcaacagctgcgacagcagcagcggcagcatcgacggcaacagcagcagcggcggcatcGAATCGCAATTCGAGCGTAAC caacggcaacggcaaagtCGAATCCAATCCATtcgacgaggaggaggagtggGATGAGGCCGACAATGTGCTGGTGGACAACGGTGAGCCGGGTGTGCCGGTTAAGGCGTTATATGACTACGACGGCGCTGAAAGCGACGAGCTCACATTTAAGCAAG GTGAGGTTTTCGAGAAACTGGAAGATGAGGATGAACAAGGCTGGTGCAAGGGACGCATGAATGGACGCGTTGGATTGTATCCGGCGAATTACGTGGAAGTCATTCACTCATAA
- the LOC133838734 gene encoding protein kinase C and casein kinase substrate in neurons protein 1 isoform X2, which yields MSHHSDDQLLQARSESFWEPGNYKRTTKRIDDSYKLCNDLQQLIQERADIEKGYAKSLRGWSKKWGELIEKGPEYGTTEAAWKGVLTESERLADVHMKIKDNLCNDVNTQIKTWQKDNYHHTLMQMKERKDMEELFKKAQKPWAKLLAKVEKAKTDYHSACKTERSATNQERNANADSSLSPDQVKKMHDRVQKTKDQVQKCREKYEQAIGEITKYNSVYIEDMTSVFEKCQTMEKTRLQFFKEVLFDVHKCLDPTKVQSLPQIYEEFYHTINNADHQKDLKLWSNKYGINMAMNWPAFVEYTEEFRDIAKGNKSKEALPAAPITLINQRPVAEDVHEYPSTNSLKKNASVNSKASGKSNQQEQAAITQTSATTVEAKSTVSSSSSSTATAATAAAAASTATAAAAASNRNSSVTNGNGKVESNPFDEEEEWDEADNVLVDNGEPGVPVKALYDYDGAESDELTFKQGEVFEKLEDEDEQGWCKGRMNGRVGLYPANYVEVIHS from the exons ATGTCCCACCACAGCGATGATCAGCTTCTGCAGGCTAGAAGTGAATCCTTCTGGGAGCCCGGCAATTACAAACGCACCACCAAACGCATCGATGATAGTTACAA ACTCTGCAATGACCTACAGCAACTGATACAGGAGCGCGCTGATATTGAGAAGGGATATGCTAAAAGTTTGCGAGGCTGGTCCAAGAAATGGGGTGAACTCATTGAAAAA GGGCCAGAATATGGTACCACAGAGGCGGCGTGGAAGGGTGTCTTAACTGAATCGGAACGTTTGGCAGATGTGCATATGAAGATCAAGGATAATCTCTGCAATGATGTGAATACGCAGATTAAAACGTGGCAAAAGGATAATTACCATCACACGCTGATGCAGATGAAGGAGCGCAAGGATATGGAGGAATTGTTCAAGAAGGCACAGAAACCATGGGCCAAACTATTGGCCAAAGTGGAGAAGGCCAAAACCGATTATCATTCGGCTTGCAAAACGGAACGCAGCGCCACGAATCAAGAGCGCAACGCCAATGCGGACAGCTCGCTGTCGCCAGATCAG GTGAAGAAGATGCACGATCGCGTGCAAAAGACCAAAGATCAGGTGCAAAAGTGCCGAGAGAAATACGAGCAAGCCATTGGCGAGATCACCAAATACAATTCCGTTTACATTGAGGATATGACATCCGTGTTTGAGAAGTGCCAAACCATGGAGAAGACGCGACTGCAGTTCTTCAAGGAAGTTCTATTTGATGTGCATAAGTGTCTGGATCCGACCAAAGTGCAAAG CCTGCCACAAATCTATGAAGAGTTTTATCATACAATCAACAATGCGGACCATCAAAAGGATTTGAAATTGTGGTCGAACAAATACGGCATTAACATGGCCATGAATTGGCCAGCATTTGTG GAATACACGGAGGAATTCCGTGATATTGCCAAGGGCAACAAATCAAAAGAGGCATTGCCTGCCGCGCCCATAACGCTTATTAATCAGCGACCTGTTGCCGAGGATGTGCAT GAATATCCATCGACCAACAGTTTAAAGAAGAATGCGAGCGTGAATAGCAAAGCGAGCGGCAAGAGCAATCAGCAGGAACAAGCAGCAATAACTCAAACCTCTGCCACAACAGTCGAAGCCAAATCAAcggtgtcgtcgtcgtcgtcgtcaacagcaacagctgcgacagcagcagcggcagcatcgacggcaacagcagcagcggcggcatcGAATCGCAATTCGAGCGTAAC caacggcaacggcaaagtCGAATCCAATCCATtcgacgaggaggaggagtggGATGAGGCCGACAATGTGCTGGTGGACAACGGTGAGCCGGGTGTGCCGGTTAAGGCGTTATATGACTACGACGGCGCTGAAAGCGACGAGCTCACATTTAAGCAAG GTGAGGTTTTCGAGAAACTGGAAGATGAGGATGAACAAGGCTGGTGCAAGGGACGCATGAATGGACGCGTTGGATTGTATCCGGCGAATTACGTGGAAGTCATTCACTCATAA
- the LOC133838736 gene encoding zinc finger HIT domain-containing protein 2, translating into MTESTETCHFCKETPFKYTCPKCNALYCSVACYKSKPHLKCSEEFYKACIQDELASATTTPESQQDMRKIYDILKRMRASDAGFKPEDFDADGLDNPLDSDDEQQEEDGDENEGDGDDIDPSLAEEVEDDEDIAARLKGIDINDADEVWSRLTMEEQQEFQKLIASGDIMKLMPDYKPWWSKPKNSKIVVINAPTEQQLNVPEIQKNIPKFTDICKKTPSPCLHYNLWNILSAYACIARFFGGEQRTNASEAVAHLVNLSSTLKYGTNFEDAEDAIISVEMEACTTGNGPAGAAAVGSAGGGNNFLVESREQLQEDARQLMSTRNNKLSALSDILYLLQSTKALSKRKNPEEAAFQKVFALASGSVELNRTKLTQLVKKIEFMLSYVTREEIL; encoded by the exons ATGACGGAATCCACAGAAACTTGCCATTT CTGTAAAGAGACGCCTTTCAAGTACACCTGTCCCAAGTGCAATGCGCTTTACTGTAGCGTTGCTTGCTACAAATCCAAACCACATTTAAAGTGTTCCGAGGAGTTCTATAAGGCGTGCATACAGGATGAGCTGGCAAGTGCCACAACGACACCCGAGAGTCAGCAGGACATGCGCAAGATATACGACATATTAAAGCGAATGCGCGCATCAGATGCCGGCTTTAAACCGGAGGATTTCGATGCGGATGGCCTGGACAATCCTTTGGACTCGGATGACGAACAGCAGGAGGAGGATGGGGATGAAAATGAGGGAGATGGCGATGATATTGACCCATCGTTGGCAGAAGAAGTCGAGGATGATGAGGATATTGCGGCACGTTTAAAAGGCATCGATATCAACGATGCCGACGAGGTCTGGAGCCGTTTAACAATGGAGGAGCAACAGGAATTCCAAAAGCTAATTGCCAGTGGCGATATTATGAAACTGATGCCTGACTACAAACCCTGGTGGTCCAAGCCAAAGAATTCTAAGATTGTGGTCATCAATGCGCCAACAGAACAACAATTGAATGTGCCTGAAATTCAAAAGAATATTCCGAAATTTACAGACATTTGCAAGAAAACCCCATCGCCTTGCCTCCACTATAATCTATGGAACATCTTGAGCGCCTATGCGTGCATAGCACGTTTCTTTGGCGGCGAACAACGCACGAATGCGAGTGAAGCCGTCGCCCATTTGGTCAATCTCAGTTCTACGTTAAAGTATGGCACCAACTTTGAGGACGCCGAAGATGCCATCATTTCGGTAGAGATGGAGGCATGCACCACCGGCAATGGACCAGCTGGAGCGGCTGCTGTGGGCAGCGCTGGAGGAGGTAACAATTTCCTTGTGGAGAGTCGTGAGCAACTTCAGGAAGATGCTCGGCAACTGATGTCCAcaagaaataacaaattatcaGCTTTGAGCGATATACTTTATTTGTTACAGTCTACGAAAGCGTTGAGTAAACGTAAAAATCCCGAGGAAGCTGCATTTCAAAAGGTTTTTGCACTAGCCAGTGGAAGTGTTGAATTAAATCGCACAAAACTCACGCAACTTGTAAAGAAAATTGAGTTTATGCTGTCGTATGTGACAAGGGAGGAGATTCTGTGA
- the LOC133838735 gene encoding adenylosuccinate synthetase, with product MSTTSAINGNHYEQLHQGRTSMYKSKVDVVLGAQWGDEGKGKVVDMLASEVDIVCRCQGGNNAGHTVVANGTEFDFHLLPSGVVNEKCISVIGNGVVIHLPSLFDEVLKNEAKGLQHLENRLIISDRAHLVFDFHQHVDGMQEAEKGGKSLGTTKKGIGPAYSSKATRNGIRVGELLGDFNLFSEKFKSIVNTHLRLFPSIAVDVDAELARYKDYAEKVRPYVKDTICFLHTALRNGKTILVEGANAAMLDIDFGTYPYVTSSNCSIGGVLTGLGLPPQTIGEVIGVVKAYTTRVGDGPFPTEQLNEVGELLQTRGFEVGVTTKRKRRCGWLDIPLLKYTSLVNGYTCICITKLDILDTFEEIKVGINYKRSNGEKLDHFPGTISELGAIEVEYAVLPGWKTSTEHIRNFKELPENAQNYVRFLESHLSVPVRWVGVGKGRESIINVH from the exons ATGTCAACAACAAGCGCAATTAACGGAAATCACTACGAACAATTGCATCAAGGACGCACCAGCATGTACAAGTCTAAAGTGGATGTCGTCCTGGGAGCCCAATGGGGCGATGAAGGCAAAGGCAAGGTCGTGGACATGCTTGCCTCCGAGGTGGACATTGTTTGCAGGTGTCAg GGCGGTAATAATGCTGGACACACTGTGGTTGCCAACGGCACCGAATTCGACTTTCATCTGCTGCCCAGCGGTGTCGTGAACGAGAAATGCATTTCGGTCATCG GCAACGGCGTTGTCATCCATCTGCCCTCGCTGTTCGATGAGGTGCTGAAGAATGAGGCTAAGGGATTGCAGCATCTGGAGAATCGCCTGATCATCTCGGATCGTGCGCATCTCGTGTTCGATTTCCATCAGCATGTCGATGGCATGCAGGAGGCGGAGAAGGGTGGCAAGTCGCTGGGCACCACCAAGAAGGGTATTGGTCCGGCCTACTCCAGCAAGGCTACCCGCAATGGCATTCGTGTGGGCGAACTCCTCGGTGACTTTAACTTGTTCAGCGAGAA atTCAAATCGATTGTGAACACGCATTTGCGACTGTTCCCATCGATTGCGGTGGACGTCGATGCCGAGCTGGCACGCTACAAGGACTACGCGGAGAAGGTGCGCCCCTATGTCAAGGACACAATTTGCTTCCTGCACACAGCGCTGCGCAACGGCAAAACTATTCTGGTGGAGGGCGCCAATGCAGCTATGTTGGACATTGACTTTGGCACGTATCCCTATGTGACgagcagcaattgcagcatTGGCGGTGTCCTCACCGGTCTCGGTCTGCCTCCGCAGACAATTGGCGAAGTTATTGGCGTTGTCAAGGCTTACACGACGCGAGTCGGCGATGGACCTTTCCCCACGGAGCAGCTTAAT GAAGTTGGCGAGCTGCTGCAGACCCGAGGCTTTGAGGTTGGCGTTACCACGAAGCGCAAGCGTCGCTGTGGCTGGCTGGATATTCCTCTGCTCAAGTATACATCGCTGGTCAACGGCTACACATGTATTTGCATAACGAAGCTGGACATTCTCGACACCTTTGAAGAGATCAAAGTGGGCATCAACTACAAACGCAGCAACGGCGAGAAGCTTGATCATTTCCCCGGCACCATTAGCGAGCTGGGTGCCATCGAAGTGGAGTATGCCGTACTGCCCGGCTGGAAAACGTCCACGGAGCACATACGCAACTTCAAGGAGTTGCCGGAGAATGCACAAAACTACGTTCGCTTCTTGGAGAGCCATTTAAGCGTCCCTGTGCGCTGGGTGGGCGTCGGCAAAGGCCGTGAATCTATAATTAATGTACATTAG